The DNA region TTGACCTCTTCACGCCAGGCCGCGGCGGCCGCTCGCCGGTCGTCCGCGACGACGACCCGCTGGACGAGCACGTTCAGTTCGGGATTCCGGCCGTTCGCCCGCGACTGGAAGAAGGCGACGCGCTCGTCCATGCGTTCGGCGTCGTCGAGCTGGAAGGTTCCCGGTGCCTTTCCCGGTGCTTGACGAAGACCCGAGAAACCGGCGATGTCGGCTTCTCGGGCGGCGAGGGAGAGCACGCCGTCGCTGTTGCCCGCGAGGAGCAGCGGCGGGGGCGTGATCCCTTCGGCGGCGAACTGTTCACGCAGGTGGTCGAGGCCCTTGGCGAGGTACTCGATACGTTCCTTGGCCGGGGTCCACGGCAGGCCGGCGTCGTCGAATTCCGATTTCATGTGGCGGAGCCGAGGCCGAGGTCCAGCCGATCGCCGGTCATCTTCACCGTCGTGACGACGTCGCGCGCGAAGAGCGCGAAGTTGTAGAAGGGCACATTGGAGACGAGAGTGCCGACGCGGGGCCGTTGAGTCACCGCGGCGGCCATGGTCAGCGCCGGGAAAGGCGCGTTCCGTCCTGAGCCGAGATGATCCGGCACGGAGATGACGTCGTATCCGAGGGTCTCGGCGCGGCGGCACTTCGCGACCCAGTTTTCGCGGTTCTCGGCGCCCCACAGGTTCACGCCGAATTTGAATTTCCCCATATCGGAAACCTAGCGACGCGGGGAGGCCGGGCGCGCGCCGTTTCGCGAGGAGCCGAAAACGGAGCAGGGGACCTTTGCTCTCACTCTCCGAAAGAGAGTGGTAGCAAAGGTCCCCTGCTGCCTTGAAGATCAGGCGTTGCCGTCGAAGAGGGACGTGACCGACCCGTCCTCGAAGACCTGCTGGATCGCCTGCGCCAGCAGCGGCGCGATGGACAGCACGGTCAGCCCGGGGAACCGCTTCTCCTCCGGGATCGGCAGCGTGTTGGTGACGATCACCTCGCGCGCCTTGCAGTTCGACAGCCGCTCGGTGGCGGGGTCGGACAGGATGCCGTGGGTCGAGGCGATGACCACGTCGGACGCGCCTTCGTCGAGCAGGGCCTCGGTGGCCTTCACGATCGTGCCGCCGGTGTCGATCATGTCGTCGATCAGCACGCACAGCTGACCGCGGACCTTGCCGACGACGCGGTTCGCGACGGCCTGGTTCGGCTTGTCCGGGTCGCGGGTCTTGTGGATGAAGGCGATCGGCCGGTCACCCAGCTGTGCCGCCCACTTCTCGGCGAGCCGCACCCGGCCCGAGTCCGGCGAGACGACGGTGATGTTCTCGTCGTGGTAGGTCTTGTTGATGTGCGCGGCCAGCACGTTCTGCGCGAGCAGGTGGTCGACGGGGCCGTCGAAGAAGCCCTGGATCTGCGCGGTGTGCAGGTCGACCGTCATGATCCGGTCGGCGCCGGCGGTCTTGAACAGGTCCGCGATCAGGCGCGCGGAGATCGGCTCGCGGCCCTTGTGCTTCTTGTCCTGCCGCGCGTACGGGTAGAACGGCATGATCACGGTGATCCGCTTGGCGCTCGCGCGCTTGAGGGCGTCCACCATGATCAGCTGCTCCATCACCCACTCGTTGATGGGCGCCGGGTGGCTCTGGATCACGAACGCGTCGGTCCCGCGCACCGATTCGTTGAACCGGACGAAGATCTCCCCGTTGGCGAAGTTGTGCGCGGTCTGCGGGACGACCGACACGTTGAGGTGCTTGGCCACCTCTTCCGCGAGCTCCGGGTGGGCGCGCCCGGAAAACAGCATCAGGTTCTTCTTCGGTGTTCCGGACTTCGAGCTCATGCTGGCGACTCCCCGTCGTTTCCCTTATTCGAATCGGACACGGCGGTGGTGTCCTGCTTCGCGGCGGAAGCTGCTTCCGCCGCGGGTGTGCCCGGCCTGCGCCGGGACACCCAGTCTTCGATGTTGCGCTGCGGCCCGGTGGACACGGCGAGCGCGCCCGGGGGCACGTCTTGCCTGATCACGGTGCCTGCCCCACTGTAGGCGCCGTCGCCGATGGTCACCGGGGCGACGAACGTGTTGTCCGCGCCGAGCCGCACATGGGAGCCGATCGTGGTGTGGTGCTTGTTCACGCCGTCGTAGTTCACGAAGACGCTGGAGCAGCCGATGTTGCTGTTGTCGCCGATGGTCGCGTCGCCGACGTAGGTCAGGTGCGGGACCTTCGTGCCGGCGCCGATGTCGGCGTTCTTCGTCTCGACGAAAGCGCCGAGTTTGCCCTTGGTCCCCAGTTTGGAGCCGGGACGCAGGTAGGTGAACGGGCCGACCTTCACGCCGTCGCCCAGTTCCGAATCGGAACCGTGCGTCCGCACCACCGACGCGCCCGCGCCGACGGAGACGTTCTCCAGGGTGCTGTCCGGGCCGATCTGCGAGCCCTCGCCGACCGACGTCGAGCCCTTCAGCTGGACGCCGGGTTCGATGACGACGTCGCGCGACAAGGTCACGCCCGCGTCGATCCAGGTGCTCGCCGGGTCGACGACGGTGACACCCGCCCGCTGCCAGCCGCGGACGATCCGGCGGTTCAGCTCGGCGCCGAGTACCGACAGCTGGACGCGGTCGTTGACGCCTTCGGTCACCCACGGGTCGTCGATGACCAGCGCGCCGACGCCCTTGCCGTCGCCGCGGGCGATGCCGAGGACGTCGGTGAGGTAGAGCTCGCCCTGCGCGTTGTCGGTCGAAAGCTTCGAAAGCCCGTCGACCAGGACCGAGGCGTCGAAGGCGTAGACGCCGGAATTGATTTCGGCGATTTCGTGCTGTTCGGGGTGGCGTCCTTCTGCTCGACGATCGAGGTGACGACGCCGTTCTCGTCGCGGATGATCCGGCCGTATCCGGTCGGGTTCTCGACGACCGCGGTCAGCACGGTGACCGCGTTGCCCGTCGACGTGTGCTCGGCGACCAGGGAAGCGAGCGTTTCGGTGTCGAGCAGCGGGACGTCGCCGTAGCTGACGACGACGGTGCCGGTCAGCCCGGCGGGCAGCGCCGAGAGCGCGCACGAGACGGCGTGCCCGGTGCCCTTCTGCTCCTCCTGGACGGCCGTGACGACCTCGCGGCCGAGCGCCTCGCCGACCTTCGCCAGCCGGGCGCCGACCGAGTCGCGACCGTGGCCGATGACCACGACCAGGTGCTCCGGGTTCAGTCCCGCGGCGGCTCGCACCGCGTGCTCGACCAACGGGCGGCCGGCGATCGGGTGCAGCACCTTCGGGGTGGACGAGCGCATGCGGGTGCCCTCACCCGCGGCGAGGATCAACGTGCTCAGCGGGC from Amycolatopsis sp. EV170708-02-1 includes:
- a CDS encoding ribose-phosphate diphosphokinase — its product is MSSKSGTPKKNLMLFSGRAHPELAEEVAKHLNVSVVPQTAHNFANGEIFVRFNESVRGTDAFVIQSHPAPINEWVMEQLIMVDALKRASAKRITVIMPFYPYARQDKKHKGREPISARLIADLFKTAGADRIMTVDLHTAQIQGFFDGPVDHLLAQNVLAAHINKTYHDENITVVSPDSGRVRLAEKWAAQLGDRPIAFIHKTRDPDKPNQAVANRVVGKVRGQLCVLIDDMIDTGGTIVKATEALLDEGASDVVIASTHGILSDPATERLSNCKAREVIVTNTLPIPEEKRFPGLTVLSIAPLLAQAIQQVFEDGSVTSLFDGNA